The nucleotide sequence GGCGAGAAATTTGAATCCGGGTTGGCGGACTATTTGGGCGTGCGGCGCAGCTTGTTGGTCAACAGCGGCAGCAGTGCCAACTTGGTCGCTTTGTCAGCGCTGACCAGCCATAAACTGCCGAAAGAAAAGCGGATCATGCCCGGCGATGAGGTCATCACCGTTGCCGCCGGATTCCCGACCACCGTCAGCCCCATCATTCAGTGCGGCGCGCGGGCGGTGTTCATTGACGCCGATCCGGTGACGGGCAACCCAGAATGCGAACAGTTGGAATCCGCGTATCGTCCTGGGAAAACCAAAGCCGTCATGTTCGCCCACGCACTGGGCAATCCGTTCGACCTGTCGGCAACGATACAGTTTTGTCGGCAGCACGATTTGTGGCTGATCGAAGACAATTGCGATGCATTGGGATGCGAATACAGTGTTCCCGATGATTCTCCGGTGCAATCAATGGATCCGAAAGCGGTCCGCGATGATTCGGGACGCTTGTCCAAGCCGACCGGCAGTTGGGGCGACCTGTCGACACAAAGCTTCTACCCGCCACACCACCTCACGTTGGGTGAAGGCGGCGCGGTGAATGTGGTCCGCCAACCGGCGTTGAAAGTTTTGGTGGAAAGCTTCCGGGACTGGGGACGCGATTGCTGGTGCCCGTCTGGCAAGGATGACACTTGCAACAAACGCTTCGCTTGGCAACTCGGCGAACTGCCCGAAGGCTATGACCATAAATACATCTATAGCCATCTGGGATACAATCTGAAGCCTTTGGACATCCAGGCCGCGATTGGCGTGCAACAGTTGGCAAAGTTGGACCGCTTTGTGCAAGCGCGCAAAGATAACTGGCAACGTCTGCGTGCCGGTTTGGCGGACCTGGAAGACGTGATCGAGTTTTCGCTGCCCACTCATGCGACCCGTTGGAACTCCGATGGCAGCTTTGACTGGGATTCGACCGGATGCCGGACCGAGTGTTCCTGGTTCGGTTTCAAAATGTCGGTCCGTGATGGAGCTCCGTTCGGTCGGACGGACCTGGCCCGACACTTGGATCAAGCCAAAATCGGCAATCGAATGCTGTTCGGCGGAAACTTGGTTCGTCAGCCCGCATTCGTGGCTCTTCGTCGCGATAATCCCGATGCGTTTCGCGTGATCGGTGATTTGACGGGAGCCGATGCGATCATGAACCAGACGGTCTTCATCGGGACGTTTCCGGGACTGACGGGACCGATGATCGACTACATCATCGATAGCATTCAACAGTTCGTGAAATCTGCCCGCCGCCGACCGCTGCGTCAAACGGCTGCCTAAGAACCGGTTTTCGGTTGGTCGACGCATCCGACGTATCGCATGACCTCGTTTTCACGGTAGGCAATGGCACCGGGAATCAGTTTTCCGGTTGCCCCCCAATGTTTCCACCAATGACGACTGAATTCCAGAATGGATTGGGGGTGGCCTGATCCCAGGTTGTGATACGACGCGACTCCCGATTCAGTAGCTCCGGATTCGCAAGCATCCAACAGCCGTTTCGCGACGTCTTGCACCGCAATGAAGTCACGAATCTGTTCGCCTTTGGTCATGGGGAAATCTTCGCCCTCCAATGCTGCTTTTCGAAGCGACGGCCAGAGCCGCCCCTCCGCTTCGCCCTCGCCGTACACCTGAAACAGTCGATAAACTGAAACTCGGGTTTTGGTCGTTGCGGCAAAGCTGCGGAGGGCTACTGACGCTGCCGCTTTGGACGTCGGATAGGTTGCCGTCGGCTCCAGCGGCGCGTCCACCGGAATGTGCTCGTATCGTTCACCCGATCGCCCGTATTCAAAACACGATCCGGTAACGACGAATCGGTCGACGCCGGCGGTCACTGCCTTGCTCAGGGCGTCAAGCGATACAATGACGTTCCAATGCAAGCACCGTTGCAATGTATCGTACGGCGGATTGGTCGAATGCGCCGCCAGGTGGGCCACAACATCCACGTCCGTGAAGTCTTCCGGAGTCAGTTCGGACAAACATCGATCCAGCCATCTCGGTTGCTGGGGCAATTCAATCCTGCACCCACGGTCGGCGGATCGGCGAACGCCGGTCACCTGATGGCCACGGATGACCGCCTGCTGGACGAAGTGAGAGCCGACGAATCCCGTCGCGCCTGTGACGAATAGATGCATGATGTTGATCCGGAATGGCAAAGCTTTGGTTGGCATCACTAAAAGGGACTGGCAAATTCGTCCAATGTCGGATGCATTTGGTCCCGTGGAGAAAGAGAGACCGATGATTCGTCGCACGGCCAAGACATGCCAAAACTGTCCCAGCGAATCCCTGCATCGGATTCTGGATGATGCTCGCGGTCGGTCTTGTAGATCAGGCAACTGTCGTCCGCGAGCGACAAGAATCCGTGCGCCAGTCCCTTGGGAATCCACAACATTTGTCGGCGCTTGCCAGATAGTTCAACCGACAGGTGCTTGCCATAGTGCTCTGAATCCGTGCGCAAGTCTAAAACGACATCCAAGACACGTCCTGCGATGCAATAGACAAGCTTGTGGTGGTCATGGGGAGGCAACTGGAAATGCATCCCACGCAGAACGTGCTTTCCCGAGATCGAGAAAAACTCTTCACGCACCTTGAATGACAGACCTTGCTGTTCGAATAGCGGGTGGTGAAAGGTTTTGACGAATTCGCCACGTTGGTCCACGTGCTGGAATCCATCGATTAAGTAGACGCCGGGCAGGGACAGTTCGGCAAATTCCATGGCGGATCAAAGCTTTAGGTGCTTGAAGGATGAGATTCGTTTTTGATTGCCGGCCTGGAAAATTTGGCTAGCGTTTCCATTCACGAAGCGTGTCTTTGATGCGTCGTCGCAGCGACCGTTTGCTGGTGTTTTCCAAATGTCGGTTTTCACGCAGCACGTCTCGCAGTACGGCAACCATATCGGCGTCACCGCAATCGGCCATGATGGTACGCAAATGAGACCGCCAAGCGCTTTGACGTAGTGGTCCGATCCATTCATCCGGGACGGATTCAGTGAGATTTGCATCGTAAAGGTATTCCCAGCAAATGGAGGCTTTGCACAGTGCGTAGTGCGCCCGCAAATTAGCGGACGTTTGGATTCGTACCGCCGGACTGTCATCGTTGTAGGTGAAGCTGGAAAGGATTTCGTCAACGAAACCGCCACGCTTGGACAGGAAGCTCCGAAGGGTCAACTCGAGATCCGGAAACGACATCATCCCGTTGTAGGTTTTTCCACAATCCGGAATGACCGACAGGCAAGACGCAGAAAAGATCCACGCATTGATGTCACCGAATGGATTGAAGGTACTGTCGTCGATCGACAACAGCATTTCTGCTTTTTGTTCCGGCGTTAAGTCGGCGTGAATCTTCTGCCGAAATTCGTGGACTCGGTTGTAATAGCTCCCTCCAAGCTTGGGATCGTTGCTGATCACTTTTGTCAAACCGACGGCAAAGTCCCAGTCATTGGCCTGCATCTTTTGAACGACCGGGCCGGGATCCGCGACACAGGCGTCGTCGCCCAGACAGAGCTTGCGATAGTCCGCCGTGCCGTACCGCAACGCGGCGATCCAGCTTTCATTGATGGGCAGCACGTGCTCGCTGCGGTGAACGACCGCACCAAGGCGGTCCTGCCAGTGGGCGATTCTTGCGGACGATTCGTCCGTGCTGCCGTTATCAAAGAAGACAAACTCGCATTGATCCAAATCGACGTAATCCACGAACGAATGCAACACGTCATCGATGTATGCACCCTTATTGAAAATCGGGAAACACAACGACAATCGTGGCACGGGTTGGGGCATCGGTTTAGCAAGCAAAGTGAATTGACGTTTCGATCGGCCCGGCGTTTAGGTTCACGTTGAACGCATTGCGTTCGGACGCCGGCCAGGCGAATGTCGGGCCATGATAGGGATTTTGCCCTGATTTCCTACCTTTCTTCCACGCTCGATTGCGATCTGTCGTGTCGGCCGGCATCGATTCGGCTTTCGTCGCGTCCGGCCCTTTTGCTATACGCAGACGTTGTGTGGAAGGCCAACCCTTTCGGTGAAGGCCGGCCGATTCCGCCTGTTCGAATTTCGCCCGCCCTTCCAAATACCCAGGTTTCATGAACGTCGCCAACGAAACGATTCATGTCGCGTTCGCGGTCGACGGTTCCTTCGCGTCGCTGTCGTGTGTGGCCGTCGAATCGGCTGTTCGGCACTGTGAACACGACGTGCATGTGCATGTCCTGCACGATCCGGCAGCCGACAAGCGTTTCGGACCTCTGCGGCGTGTCCTGAGACGCCTGGGAACCCAACATACGTTCCACCCGATCGATCCGTCCTGTTTCGCCGGGCTGCCCGTCACCGACCACGTCAGCTTGGCCACATACTATCGCCTGGCGATCGCGCGATTGATCGATGAAGCGGTGCCACGGGTCATCTACTTGGACGCGGATTTGATCGTTCGCGATTGTCTGTCTCTCCTTGCCAACGTTCCCCCGCATCCGTCCGGAATCGCCGCGGTGCCGGAGCCGAGTGATTCGTCGCAGCGTTTGGGCATGACACCGGAGACCCCCTATCTGAATGCCGGGGTGTTGGTGATGGACTTGGATACTTGGCGAAACGACGGAGTCACTGAAACGCTGTTCGACATTGCCGAAAAGCACCGCGACCGGTTGCGATTCTGGGACCAAGACGTTTTGGCCCTGTATCTGCAAGGACAATGGCAGCCGCTGGACCGGAGATGGAATTGCAACCATCGCTGCTTTTTCGGCCAGCATCGACTAGCTCTGCCCGACGATCCCGCGATAGTCCATTTCAGTGGTTCGGGACTGAAGCCCTGGAGCCCCAACGTCGTTCATCCCTATGCGGAAGAATTCTGGCGGATCGCCGACCGGCTACGACGCGACGGTGTGCGGATCGACCGACCGGGCAAAAAGGACTGGTGGCGGCGACGAATGGAAAAACTGGGGATCCGGCGACGAGCGGCCTGATCAATTGAACTGATACCCCGATCATTTAGGGCAAGACGATGACGCATCATCCCACACGGATCACCGTGATGATGCCCAACTACAACAACGCAACGTACGTCAGTCAGGCCATCGCATCGGTGATGCGCCAGACCTGGCAATCGTGGGAATTGTTGATCGTCGATGATGCGTCAACTGACGATTCCGTTGACGTGATCCGTGCCGTTGATGACCCGCGGATTCGTTTGGTGATCAATTCTCGAAACGAAGGGATCAGTGCCGTGCGCAACCGGTTGCTGGAACTTGCAAGCGGTGATCTTGTCACTTCGTTGGACAGCGATGATGTCTTCTACGGTGACGATAAGCTGGAACGTGAAGTCGCGGCGCTCGGCCAACCATCGTGGGGGCGTCCCCAAGTCGCCTTTTCCGACGTGATGTTGATTGATGGTTCGGGAAACGATCTGGCGTTGGTCAGTGAACAACAGCCGTTGCGTGAAGGCCCCCTTTTTCATGGCATGTTGCGTCGGTCCGTGTTCATCCCACGCGACTATTTGGTGAATACCGATGTTGCCCGATCGGTCGGCGGTTTCGATACGACGCTGAAGATCTACGAAGATTGGGATTTCAAGTTGCGATTGGCCCGCCGCGCGAATTTTTGCTTTAGCGGAGTGACCGGGATTGGATATCGCCGGCATGGAAACGGCCTTTCCAGTGCGTCTTCGGCAGAGCACGGGAAAGTTCAATCGCAAATCCAGATGCGATACAGCGGTTTGGCCGTTCGGTTGGATTCCAAGGGACGCGTGACGGATCGAAAGGCCGCGTGATGCAAGAAGCTAGCGATATCCATACCAATGGCGAATCAGCGCAAGGGCCCTGCCCGCTTGCCTTGATCGCATCGCAGCCACGTGCCGGATCGACGCTATTGCAAACGATGCTTGGCAAGCACCCCGACGTCGTCTCGGCGGGTGAAACCTGGTTGCTGCTGCCGCTCGTGTATGCGTTGGAATCACGCACGCACGGTCACCCCATGCCGTTTGACGGGGAACTGGCCGATCAGGCGGTCGATGACTTTGCCAAGTCGATGTTGCCCGGCGGGCGACGCAGCATCGAGCGGGCGATGGCGACAATGGTCAATGGGATTTTTGATCAGGCTCGAAACGCGGCGGGTCAAAAAATTTTGATCGACAAGACGCCACGCTACTACCGGATCATCGATGAGATTTTGCGAATTCTTGACGACGTGCGGATGGTCCTGCTGATTCGCAACCCGTTGGCCGTTTTCTCATCCATCCTGGATACTTGGATCCGCGGTAACTGGCCCTACATCGCAGTTCACCGCGACGATCTACTGATGGCTCCGGTGCATCTGGCTGTAGCGTCGGAGTGTGGCGACCAGCGTTTGCGGACCGTTCGCTACGAAGACCTGACGGCTGATCCCGATTCGGTGTTGGCGGATTTGCAGCGGTTTCTGGGGCTCCAGCCGACTGGCGGATTGGCGGACTATGGCGAAGCGACACAGCGGCGTTTCGGCGATCCAAAGGGGATCGGACTGCATCGGTCTGCCAACGCACAGTCGATCGACAAATGGGTTTGTCGTGCCGGTCAGGACCCGGTGCATTGGCGGATGCTTGACGACTACCGTCAGATGCTTGGCAGCGAATTGCTGAATCGATTGGGATATGACGATCGCCAGCTGGCCGACCAGTTGGCACAAGTTCGACCCAAGGCGGTCGGACTCGTTCCGCCATTGACGACGTTTCTACGAAGTCCAGTGCGATCGAAAATGCGACGATCCCTCAAGTCGCGAATCCGATTGGCTCAGGCGATTTCCCAGCGTCCGACGACACCGTTGACCAAATCGGCGTAATACAGTTTGCCGTCGACGCCTTGTTTGATGTCGGTGATCCACTCGGCACCGGTGGCGAACACGCTGCTGCCCAGCAAGGTGCCGTCGGCGGAAACGTCCGCGTGGCTGACGATGCCGCGACCAAAGTCGTTGTAGAAAAGATCGCCGTCATACTGCGGACCATAAACCAGTTCCGTCGCGACATCGCCCACGACCACCACATTGGGGCCGGTGCCGTGTGGAATCGCAATCAGTGCCGGCGTCGCATAGACGCTGCTGTAGATCGCTTGTGACTGGGCCAGATTTTGATAGGTCGGCGTCGGCCGATTGGTGCCTTGGCCGCCTTCGTAAGCGGGCCAGCCGAAGTTGGTGCCTGGGTCCCCGGTGTTAATCTCTTCGAAGTTGCTGAGTCCTGTTTCGCCGATGAACAGTCGACCGGTATCCGGATCGACGGCTAATCGCCACGGGTTTCGCAAACCGAGTTGATAGACCTTGCTGCGGTTGTCATCAGGGTTTCCGTTGTAGAACGGATTGTCCGACAGGCCTTGCCCCGTGTAGGGATCAATCCGCAACACTTTGCCCGAAAGACTGTCGGGGTCTTGAACGCGGAACGCGCGAACGTCGGTCTGGTTGAAACTGGCGCCGTCACCGATCGACACGAACAAATTGCCGTCGATCCCGAACTCTAGCGAACCAACCGTATGACTGCGGCTGTCGCTGTTAATGAAGTCATTGATGTAACTGCCGTCCGGATTCTGGCCGGCCGGAGGTTCACCAAAGTTCAAGGTGCTGTCGGTGAACGCGTTGAAGTTGTTCCAAGTGCTTTGGCTGCCCAGAAGCGTGACTTCGCTGCCGGGAACCACCGATGTGAATCCTGTCGATGCGTCCAAGGTGACGCGGATCAGTTGACCGGCGCGATTGCCCTGGCCGTCGGGGCCGGCATAGATGTTTCCGACGTTTTCGTAGACTTCGGGCGGGTCCACGGTGTACAGCAGGTAGAGGTATCCGTTGGACTGGAAATCCGGATGCACGGCGATGTCAATCAGCCCGCGGTCTTGAAAATCATTAACGCGATCGGCGATGTCGATGACGGTGGTCACCGCGCCCCCGTCGCGAACCACTTTGACACGCCCCGGTTTCTCGGCAATGTAAAGATTGCGACCATCGTTGGACCATTCCAGAGAAACCGGTTGGTCCAGTCCTGAATACAGTGCAAGCTCGGTCGGTGTCCCGGTCGGATAGGTCGGTGGATCGGCCGCGGGCGTATCCAGGGTGAAGGTCCAAGAATCAATGTAGGTGTTGTTGAACGCCGTACCGGTCGATCCGGCGAACCCAACGTATGCTTGATCGCCCACGGTTGCAGCTAGGTCGACGGT is from Crateriforma conspicua and encodes:
- the rfbC gene encoding dTDP-4-dehydrorhamnose 3,5-epimerase, whose product is MEFAELSLPGVYLIDGFQHVDQRGEFVKTFHHPLFEQQGLSFKVREEFFSISGKHVLRGMHFQLPPHDHHKLVYCIAGRVLDVVLDLRTDSEHYGKHLSVELSGKRRQMLWIPKGLAHGFLSLADDSCLIYKTDREHHPESDAGIRWDSFGMSWPCDESSVSLSPRDQMHPTLDEFASPF
- the rfbH gene encoding lipopolysaccharide biosynthesis protein RfbH, giving the protein MQDFADFSDQTLKEQILQMTAEYSRRCHQQNRPADDAVTAKFVAGETTIPYAGRVFDEQEVVAAVDSTLDFWLTLGREGEKFESGLADYLGVRRSLLVNSGSSANLVALSALTSHKLPKEKRIMPGDEVITVAAGFPTTVSPIIQCGARAVFIDADPVTGNPECEQLESAYRPGKTKAVMFAHALGNPFDLSATIQFCRQHDLWLIEDNCDALGCEYSVPDDSPVQSMDPKAVRDDSGRLSKPTGSWGDLSTQSFYPPHHLTLGEGGAVNVVRQPALKVLVESFRDWGRDCWCPSGKDDTCNKRFAWQLGELPEGYDHKYIYSHLGYNLKPLDIQAAIGVQQLAKLDRFVQARKDNWQRLRAGLADLEDVIEFSLPTHATRWNSDGSFDWDSTGCRTECSWFGFKMSVRDGAPFGRTDLARHLDQAKIGNRMLFGGNLVRQPAFVALRRDNPDAFRVIGDLTGADAIMNQTVFIGTFPGLTGPMIDYIIDSIQQFVKSARRRPLRQTAA
- a CDS encoding glycosyltransferase family 8 protein, with the translated sequence MNVANETIHVAFAVDGSFASLSCVAVESAVRHCEHDVHVHVLHDPAADKRFGPLRRVLRRLGTQHTFHPIDPSCFAGLPVTDHVSLATYYRLAIARLIDEAVPRVIYLDADLIVRDCLSLLANVPPHPSGIAAVPEPSDSSQRLGMTPETPYLNAGVLVMDLDTWRNDGVTETLFDIAEKHRDRLRFWDQDVLALYLQGQWQPLDRRWNCNHRCFFGQHRLALPDDPAIVHFSGSGLKPWSPNVVHPYAEEFWRIADRLRRDGVRIDRPGKKDWWRRRMEKLGIRRRAA
- a CDS encoding glycosyltransferase family 2 protein, with protein sequence MPQPVPRLSLCFPIFNKGAYIDDVLHSFVDYVDLDQCEFVFFDNGSTDESSARIAHWQDRLGAVVHRSEHVLPINESWIAALRYGTADYRKLCLGDDACVADPGPVVQKMQANDWDFAVGLTKVISNDPKLGGSYYNRVHEFRQKIHADLTPEQKAEMLLSIDDSTFNPFGDINAWIFSASCLSVIPDCGKTYNGMMSFPDLELTLRSFLSKRGGFVDEILSSFTYNDDSPAVRIQTSANLRAHYALCKASICWEYLYDANLTESVPDEWIGPLRQSAWRSHLRTIMADCGDADMVAVLRDVLRENRHLENTSKRSLRRRIKDTLREWKR
- a CDS encoding glycosyltransferase; the protein is MTHHPTRITVMMPNYNNATYVSQAIASVMRQTWQSWELLIVDDASTDDSVDVIRAVDDPRIRLVINSRNEGISAVRNRLLELASGDLVTSLDSDDVFYGDDKLEREVAALGQPSWGRPQVAFSDVMLIDGSGNDLALVSEQQPLREGPLFHGMLRRSVFIPRDYLVNTDVARSVGGFDTTLKIYEDWDFKLRLARRANFCFSGVTGIGYRRHGNGLSSASSAEHGKVQSQIQMRYSGLAVRLDSKGRVTDRKAA
- a CDS encoding sulfotransferase family protein — protein: MQEASDIHTNGESAQGPCPLALIASQPRAGSTLLQTMLGKHPDVVSAGETWLLLPLVYALESRTHGHPMPFDGELADQAVDDFAKSMLPGGRRSIERAMATMVNGIFDQARNAAGQKILIDKTPRYYRIIDEILRILDDVRMVLLIRNPLAVFSSILDTWIRGNWPYIAVHRDDLLMAPVHLAVASECGDQRLRTVRYEDLTADPDSVLADLQRFLGLQPTGGLADYGEATQRRFGDPKGIGLHRSANAQSIDKWVCRAGQDPVHWRMLDDYRQMLGSELLNRLGYDDRQLADQLAQVRPKAVGLVPPLTTFLRSPVRSKMRRSLKSRIRLAQAISQRPTTPLTKSA
- a CDS encoding NAD-dependent epimerase/dehydratase family protein codes for the protein MHLFVTGATGFVGSHFVQQAVIRGHQVTGVRRSADRGCRIELPQQPRWLDRCLSELTPEDFTDVDVVAHLAAHSTNPPYDTLQRCLHWNVIVSLDALSKAVTAGVDRFVVTGSCFEYGRSGERYEHIPVDAPLEPTATYPTSKAAASVALRSFAATTKTRVSVYRLFQVYGEGEAEGRLWPSLRKAALEGEDFPMTKGEQIRDFIAVQDVAKRLLDACESGATESGVASYHNLGSGHPQSILEFSRHWWKHWGATGKLIPGAIAYRENEVMRYVGCVDQPKTGS